In Brettanomyces bruxellensis chromosome 8, complete sequence, a genomic segment contains:
- a CDS encoding uncharacterized protein (BUSCO:EOG09264G04), whose product MPDLKEFDAPNFSSSTFRLDRPSSYLLAKARRDDENGYDNLKKSMSSATIYIGGLTFTTTEEQLFELFNDCGSIKQIIMGLDKKKLTPAGFCFIIFDKPRSALNAVKFMNKTKINGKPMNIDLDPGFEEGRQFGRGADGGQKQRMFGRRRFRPRHFNGYSRGGRSRYNERRERWSGGRDRVDSFRDEEEGSRPRYERERDTYRPEGREDYRNERRNDYRSDRYRADNDTYRGDDSYTPNNYHRTDTYIPEGGAEYARERDAPPHYQREGYRDHYRDNYRDNYRKDYSGRPERDVYVPEISRSNQDDWNPENIRGSSEELPPHLRGRTLDNGGSDFPPQSN is encoded by the coding sequence aTGCCTGACCTCAAGGAATTCGATGCCCCGAACTTCTCCAGCTCGACTTTTCGATTGGATAGACCATCATCCTATCTTTTAGCGAAAGCAAGAAGAGATGACGAAAATGGTTACGacaatttgaagaagtcaATGAGTTCGGCAACTATTTATATAGGAGGGCTTACATTCACAACTACAGAGGAGCAACTATTTGAATTGTTTAATGACTGTGGATCCATAAAGCAAATTATTATGGGtttagataaaaaaaaactaacACCTGCAGGTTTCTGTTTCATTATATTTGACAAGCCTCGAAGCGCTCTGAATGCAGTCAAATTCAtgaataaaacaaaaatcaatGGAAAGCCAATGAATATTGATCTTGATCCAGGGTTTGAAGAAGGTAGACAATTTGGAAGAGGTGCCGATGGTGGTCAAAAACAGCGAAtgtttggaagaagaagattcaGACCTAGACATTTTAACGGATATTCCCGAGGGGGAAGATCTCGGTATAATGAACGTAGAGAGAGGTGGTCCGGCGGCCGTGATAGGGTTGATAGCTTTagagatgaagaggaaggaTCAAGGCCTCGGTAtgaaagagagagagatACATATCGACCAGAAGGTAGGGAAGATTATCGTAacgaaagaagaaatgacTATAGATCAGATAGATACAGAGCAGATAATGATACTTACAGGGGTGATGATTCGTACACTCCAAACAATTATCATCGGACTGATACATATATTCCAGAAGGTGGTGCAGAATATGCGAGAGAGAGAGATGCTCCTCCTCATTATCAAAGGGAAGGTTATAGGGACCATTACAGAGACAATTACAGGGATAATTACAGGAAAGACTATTCTGGCAGACCTGAACGTGATGTCTATGTTCCGGAAATATCGAGAAGCAATCAGGATGATTGGAATCCTGAAAATATTAGGGGTTCTAGTGAGGAGTTGCCACCACATTTAAGGGGAAGGACATTAGATAACGGTGGCAGTGACTTCCCACCGCAATCAAATTAA
- a CDS encoding uncharacterized protein (BUSCO:EOG09260C2V), whose translation MSSTEQEIEAQTQQIAEAAKLAFDNNEYFEQVLQTITAISLAQPVEDTTLQLPCIEFIYKVYCLKKIKSFDLRCKCSPKLIDVLCRLILPPSPEERKNRKHNYLIVERCIRILGSSYDLIFYHMIDNPDKEKWLKLCRLRDFIVSKWPSAYPLLPYNRDLDWSRSIGCKNAITRFIGVIIKTHIPPPSPKGKNSDGNAIDISIALVNKDHPFLYNSKIGAEGHLMLGKLFAVLSDDILLPTPVFSTIVSVLMALFRLRHNVISAKFLNYALGYEADLRRSPKFCSDKLKLKLNRRFNDRIDKILISMLLDKGFINRDAKLKTRFENKLHFLVDKANTQRKRGIMNDMTEEDEEVLQHLRKKRKLEKKAVKEKTVDFYNEAKVARDDEYKAIYSLIKPGDPLENFDMSAISADLLSQMVITALRSVEVPKFVKALNIVADRYIEIVTRNDYAAADTQPVVTDPTTSSASSKADTPATASVKQEEDENSESFSDDEVYTVPLPKALNEKRTKEHIKVIIDNFIGLADKTVKEGGEHMTNDNLNKLAISKWKNDSWLKILCRLATRGTNLNGDVSNYIRDNLLAYFEGDIKGRLSGVIEWLNEEYYSAMVKVDDSGSKVKVEDKKEADLAVYLNYTGKILDNLVPFLDVSDRKIFIRLLSELPYLNKDMISKIKSICLDPARVKLGFQSLLYLIMFRPPIFNECIEVLRDMYQEASKSGNESLEGSCVKLLKKYDTKNSYSS comes from the coding sequence ATGTCTTCAACAGAACAGGAGATTGAGGCACAAACGCAACAGATTGCGGAAGCTGCTAAATTGGCTTTTGACAATAATGAATACTTTGAGCAAGTCTTGCAAACAATTACAGCAATCAGTTTGGCCCAACCAGTCGAAGATACAACATTACAGCTCCCATGCATTGAGTTCATTTACAAGGTTTACTGCCTTAAGAAGATCAAATCTTTCGATCTCAGATGTAAATGTTCTCCGAAATTGATAGATGTACTTTGTCGATTGATTTTACCTCCAAGTCcagaagagagaaagaacaGGAAGCATAACTATTTGATAGTTGAGAGGTGTATACGGATTTTGGGGTCCTCGTATGACctaatattttatcatatGATTGATAATCCGGACAAAGAGAAATGGTTGAAACTTTGCAGGTTAAGAGATTTCATAGTATCAAAATGGCCTAGTGCTTATCCATTATTACCATACAACCGCGATCTTGATTGGTCAAGATCAATTGGCTGTAAAAACGCTATCACACGTTTTATTGGtgtcatcatcaaaacGCACATACCACCACCATCTCCCAAAGGAAAGAATTCCGATGGTAATGCCATTGATATTTCTATTGCACTGGTAAACAAGGATCATCCATTTCTATACAACTCGAAAATTGGTGCTGAAGGTCATTTAATGCTTGGAAAGCTATTTGCTGTTCTTAGTGATGACATTTTACTTCCAACACCAGTTTTCTCAACTATAGTATCTGTCTTGATGGCTCTCTTTAGGTTGAGGCATAATGTGATTTCTGCAAAGTTTTTGAATTATGCCTTGGGATATGAGGCCGATTTAAGGAGATCGCCGAAATTTTGTTCAGACAAACTAAAATTAAAACTCAACCGAAGATTCAATGATCGGATTGACAAGATTCTTATATCGATGCTTCTAGATAAAGGGTTTATAAACAGGGATGCAAAACTTAAAACCagatttgaaaataaacttCACTTTTTGGTCGATAAAGCCAAtacacaaagaaaaagaggaatcaTGAATGATATGACagaggaagatgaggagGTGTTACAACAtttgaggaagaaaagaaagctagAGAAGAAGGCGGTGAAGGAAAAAACAGTAGACTTTTACAATGAGGCTAAAGTCGCAAGAGATGACGAATACAAGGCTATATATTCTTTGATAAAGCCGGGTGATCCCTTGGAAAACTTTGACATGTCAGCAATTTCTGCTGATCTCCTATCGCAAATGGTTATTACTGCTCTTCGCAGTGTAGAAGTTCCGAAATTTGTGAAAGCCTTAAATATAGTAGCTGATCGATATATTGAAATAGTCACCAGAAATGACTATGCAGCAGCGGATACACAACCAGTTGTGACTGATCCTACCACATCTTCTGCTTCATCAAAAGCTGATACACCAGCAACAGCTTCCGTGAAAcaggaggaagatgagaATTCTGAGAGCTTTTCAGACGATGAGGTGTATACTGTACCTTTACCAAAAGCACTTAATGAGAAGCGAACCAAGGAACATATTAAAGTGATTATTGATAACTTTATAGGACTAGCGGACAAAACTGTAAAGGAAGGAGGTGAACATATGACCAATGATAACTTGAACAAGTTGGCAATCTCAAAGTGGAAGAATGATTCCTGGTTAAAGATTTTATGTCGTCTTGCAACTAGAGGAACAAACTTGAACGGAGATGTTTCGAACTACATCAGGGATAATTTACTTGCCTACTTTGAAGGTGATATTAAAGGAAGACTCTCCGGAGTTATTGAGTGGCTTAATGAAGAGTACTACAGTGCGATGGTAAAAGTTGATGATTCAGGTTCAAAGGTTAAAGTTGAGGATAAAAAGGAGGCCGATCTTGCCGTTTATCTTAACTATACGGGTAAGATCCTAGATAATCTGGTACCTTTTCTAGACGTTTCTGACAGGAAGATTTTCATAAGATTATTGAGTGAGCTACCATACTTGAATAAGGACATGATTTCCAAGATAAAATCCATTTGCTTGGATCCTGCAAGAGTAAAGTTGGGATTTCAATCACTATTATATCTAATTATGTTCCGTCCACCAATTTTCAATGAATGTATTGAAGTTCTTAGAGATATGTACCAAGAAGCGTCTAAGAGTGGTAACGAATCCCTCGAAGGTTCATGCGTGAAACTACTAAAAAAGTATGATACAAAAAACAGCTACTCTTCGTAA
- the TPS1 gene encoding Trehalose-6-P synthase/phosphatase complex synthase subunit (CAZy:GT20) has product MAEESRHGNIIVASNRIPATIRKDKNGTYGYTMSSGGLVTALQGLKRSFQWFGWPGMSVDGEDEKHIIEKDLKERFNCYPVWLTDEVADLHYNGFSNSILWPLFHYHPGEMNFDDAAWAAYIEANKRFCEEIMKYLHDNDLIWVHDYHLMLLPSILREEIKRKHLKNIKIGFFLHTPFPSSEIYRVLPVRTEILQGVLGSDLIGFHTYDYVRHFLSSIEKILKIRTNPRGVYYNRRQVVIGANPIGIDVDKFTRGLKQESVQSRIQQLKRRFGPNTKLVVGVDRLDYIKGVPQKLHALDVFLDKHPEWVGKVVLIQIAVPSRQDVEEYQNLRTGVNELVGRINGRYGTVEFVPIHFLHKSVSFNELISVYAASDICLVSSTRDGMNLVSFEYIACQQKNKGSLILSEFAGAAQYLNGAIIVNPWNTEELANAIYEGLTLSKEKRNANFTKMFKYISKYTASYWGENFVKELSNS; this is encoded by the coding sequence ATGGCTGAGGAAAGCAGGCATGGAAATATCATTGTGGCATCAAACCGTATTCCAGCGACAATCagaaaggataaaaatggCACATACGGATACACAATGTCTTCTGGAGGTTTGGTCACTGCTTTACAAGGTCTGAAAAGATCATTTCAATGGTTCGGTTGGCCCGGTATGTCTGTagatggagaagatgaaaagcaTATAATCGAAAAGgatttgaaagaaagattCAATTGCTATCCAGTATGGTTAACTGATGAAGTGGCAGATCTCCATTATAACGGTTTTTCAAACTCCATCCTATGGCCATTGTTCCATTATCATCCAGGAGAAATGAACTTCGATGATGCCGCGTGGGCGGCATATATTGAAGCTAACAAGCGTTTTTGCGAAGAGATcatgaaatatttgcatGATAACGATCTCATATGGGTTCATGATTATCACCTTATGCTTCTGCCTTCCATATTGAGGGAGGAgatcaaaagaaagcatttgaAAAACATTAAAATTGGATTTTTTCTCCACACGCCTTTCCCATCCAGTGAAATATATAGGGTGTTACCTGTGCGTACTGAAATCCTTCAAGGAGTCCTGGGGTCCGATCTCATAGGTTTCCATACGTACGACTATGTCCGTCATTTCCTCAGCTCAATTGAGAAAATCTTGAAGATACGGACAAATCCAAGGGGTGTATATTATAATCGACGGCAGGTGGTGATAGGTGCAAACCCAATTGGAATTGATGTGGACAAGTTCACCCGGGGCCTAAAGCAGGAAAGTGTACAAAGCAGGATACAGCAATTAAAGAGGAGGTTCGGCCCGAATACCAAGCTCGTTGTCGGCGTTGATCGCCTAGATTACATCAAAGGAGTACCTCAAAAATTGCATGCGTTGGATGTGTTCCTAGACAAGCATCCGGAATGGGTTGGCAAGGTTGTGTTGATACAAATAGCAGTACCTTCTAGGCAAGATGTGGAAGAGTATCAAAATTTGCGAACTGGTGTTAATGAGCTTGTGGGGAGGATCAATGGACGATACGGCACCGTTGAATTTGTACCgatacattttcttcacaAGTCAGTCAGTTTCAACGAACTTATATCTGTTTATGCTGCCAGCGATATATGTCTAGTTTCATCAACAAGAGATGGAATGAATTTGGTCAGCTTCGAATATATAGCGTgccagcagaaaaataaagggtCCCTAATACTAAGTGAGTTTGCTGGTGCAGCTCAATACCTAAATGGGGCAATAATAGTGAACCCGTGGAATACGGAAGAGCTGGCAAATGCGATTTACGAGGGACTGACCCTGAGCAAAGAAAAACGAAATGCCAACTTTACGAAAATGTTCAAATACATAAGTAAATATACTGCCAGCTATTGGGGAGAGAACTTTGTTAAGGAGTTGTCCAATTCATAA